GAGGCTGAGAAACCCAGAGCTATGGTCACGATCAGGGCCTCAGaaacacctttgggaaccccagAGAAGGAAAGAGTCCAGTTCTGGGTCACCCTGCACagtccttcctgcccccccctcccccaagcccaggGTCCCCCTCACCTGCATGGCTGACAGAGCTTGCTGCCAGGCTCCTGGAAGGCATAGGCAGCGTTGAGACAGCAGTCTTGCACACGGACACCTCCGCCCAGGAGGCCCTTGCACTTGCCTGAGGACTCCTCATACTGGGTGAAGCAGAGGACGGGCTCTGAGCCTGaaccagggtggggggaggagggatggtCAGGGGTGTTACTGGTGGGCCCGGGCACCCTGGGCCAGCTAGGCTCACCCACTCACCTGTGGCCGGCAGGGTgagaagcagcagcagtggcggcagcagcagccAGGAGGTCTGCGCTGGGGTGGGCATGGTGCGCACTGAGCTCCTGTAGCCCCGCCTGGCTTTATGTGCCCTGGGAGCCAGTGGGAAAAGAGGAACCAGGGGCAGGGGAACTGGGAGGGCAAAGggcagcagtgggggggggggagggcgggactTTTCAGTTCCCACCTCTCCCTTGTCACCTCTGCCTCCGAGACACCTTCCTCCACTCACCTCTCCTTACTTCTGGACTCACTCTCAGTCCTCCTGTTTTGTTTGTCACTGTATTCCCACCCCATGCCCCACCTAGCAACCCTTCAGCACTCAATCAATGCTCTTTGAACAAATTCTAGTGAAGGGAAATGGAGCATTGGACTTTGGAGCAAGACCAACTTCCTAgttgtgtaaccttgggcaaatcattGGAACCTCTCCGAGtccgtttctttcttttttaaaaaatatttttattgatttcagagagggagagggagagagagagaaacatcaatgatgagagaatcattgatcagctgcctcctgcacactccctattggggatcgagcctgcaacccgggcatgtgcccttgactggaatcgaactgtgacattctggttcgatgctcaaccactgaaccactcaggccgggctgagtccTGTAAAATGAATACTTTCTACCATGATAAGATCAATCTCATGGCACCGGTGACCAAGGGTGAGGTGACTGCATGCTCAGGTTGTCCCACCTCATAGGGTGGAGTGGGCATTGAGATCATTGCTTCATTCTGCATCCTGACTTAACCCACCCTCCTCTTTCCTGAAAGAGAGGTCCCCTGTGGTCAGCATGGGGGAAGGGAGTTCAGCTTAAGGGAAGTGAGAGAGGGAAGTGACAAGAGTGTGGGGAGGATGCAGGAGTGAATTGGAGATACCCAGTCCCAGGGGTGCAGCTGGGGACACCTTCAGGGCCTGCggagggggttgggagggaaCCAACCGGCCTGGTCATGTTCCAGCAGAGAAAGTTGGGTAGGTGACACCCCCGCTCCCTGAGCCTACATCATAGGGTTTATTGCAAAGATTGGGAGCTAAGGTTTTTTCAAGtccttaacacagtgcctggcatatagtagatgaTCTGTTTGTTAAATACATTTATCCAACATTTACTGTGCACCTATTGGGTATCAGATGCTGTTCTCGGCACTGGATGTAGCAAAGAATGACAGCCCCAAATCCTGGTCTTCAAGAGGCTTACACTCCAAAAGAAGACACAGATAATAAATGTCGCTTCCCTCACAGAGGCCTTCCCCAGGTACCCTTTTTATATGGCACCCCAGTCACTCTCTAACCCAGTGGCTCTCAAACCttagtgtgcatcagaatcatcCAGAAGGTTGATGAAATCATAGATGGCTAGGCTGCACccgtttctgtttttttttttttttaatgtattttactgatttatttttttattttttatttttatttatttttttttttttacagagaggaagggagagggatagagttagaaacatcgatgggagagaaacatcgatcagctgcctcttgcacaccccccactggggatgtgcccgcagccaaggtacatgcccttgaccggaatcgaacctgggacccttcagtccacagacagacgctctatccactgtagCTCTGGAGTCAAGAATgtgcattaaaaaatttttttaaaaaaatcctcacccaaggctatctttccactgatttttagagagagtggaagagagagggaaagagaaaaatattgatgtgagagaaacacatcaattggctgcctcctgcacgtgccctgaccagggcccgggccagggagaagcctgtaactgaggtacgtgccttgaccggaattgaacccaggacccttcagttcgcaggccgacattctatccactgagccaaaccagttagggcaaaacaCAAGAAACTTTTAAAGTCACCATAAGGTGTCTAAGAAAGGTAGCAAGGCCACGTCCTCTGCATTCAGAGGGAGAAATGCCATCCCCCAActtaaaacaaagtaaaagaagTTGATTTGGTCAAGGTTAACGTTAAAACAGAACTTTCTCAAGAATATTAATCTTGTTTTATGGGCGATAAGGTGTGTTGACATTGAGATGTACTCTGTTCCTTGGAACAGAAGCCTGTCTCAGAGAGTGTGCTTTGAACAAAGAGGGCTTGTTAGCATTCCAAGACTTCAGACAGCAGTGCTGTGTTAGCCTGtgaaaacaaattcaagaaaCCTGTACTTCTGCTTTATCTAAGCACCCGTTGCCTTGGTAATAATGCCCTGGTAATAACTGATATTCCCTTTGTTTCTAAGCTGTATAAACACTcataaaattccctgtggagGGGGATCATCGGCGCTTTCATCTCTTCTTGTATGTTTGGGCAATAAAGTGACTGCAGATTTCTTAAACAGAGAGAAAAAGTCTTGTCTCGGTAATTATTGCACTGCTACCTTGtatgatgtatgtatgtatctgttttgtttgtggCCCTCACTCAAATACCAGCTCCACAAGGGGagggatttttattatttaatcttcacctgaggatatttttccattgatttttagagagagtggaagagagagggaacgacAGAAATACTGacatgagagacacacatcgattggttacctcttgTATGGTAGGAGGAGGCTGCAATtgaggtatatgcctttgaccagaatcgaacccagaacccttcagtctgcaagccaattgctctatctactgagccaaattggctaaggcagtggtcggcaaactgcggctcacaagccacatgcggctctttggatccttgagtgtggctctcccacaaaataccaacttctgcgcatgggccacgaagtttcaattgcactgtatgtgtgtgcccgcatgtggtattttgtggaagagccacactcaaagggccaaagagccgcatgtggctcgagagccgcagtttgccgatcactgggcTAAGGCAAGGGTAGGGATTTTTTTCTCGCATGCTAACTGCTGTGTCTGCAGggcttaataaacattttttgctgaatgcagaaataaatgaaataaacaaaacttTAGAGATTCTGTGAAGTGCTAAGAGGAAGAGTCTGGGTTAGAGAGAAAAATGTGTGCATTAAAGGGGGTTGGGGAATAAGCAGCGTCCCCAGGGCCCGGATTGGACCAGAGTTcctgagaagaaggaagggaaccCAGGTCAAGTCCCAGGGGGAAGTCCAGCATTTCAAGTTTGGGAGAACTGAGGGGAAATGGAGCATGGGGCTGAGGAGGTGGGGCCTTCGGAGAATGAGGACAAGCAAGAGAGGACTTTCCCATAGGCCTGGCTCGTTTGGTCTGTGTTCTCATGCGGTCGCATTCAGTCTGTCATTTTCCCTTACTATTTTTAGACATAGTCACACACGGTCCTGGATTTATGGCCTCTCCTGTAGTCTCTTGCAAACAGGCTCACATACATACTGGATCACGTGGCCTCTCAGACAGTCTCTCAGTCACTCACTCAAGGAGTAAGTTTCTGTCACCGATTCCCAGTTTTATGACTGTCTCCTACTAACAATTCATACACACGATCAtgtctttttgttgctgttaatcctcaccagagaatatattttccattgatgttttaaaatatatttttattgatttcagagaggaagggagagggagagagaaatagaaacatcaatgatgagagagaatcattgatccactgcctcctgcatgccccacactggggatcgagctcgcaactcaggcatgtgccctgaccaggaattgaacctgggacctttcagtgcatgggctgacgctctaaccactgagcaaccggccagggccacgATCATGCCTTATAGCCTGTCTCATTCGGCCAATATGACCAATATTTACTCACACCAGTCAGTTTCCCACATGCAACAGAGTCAGACCTATTGATAAGATGTTTCAACCACACAGGCCGCCACTGGCTTCTCATGAAGtttcttcacacacacaaaaccaccgTCTCCTACCTCTTCACACTCACAGCCCCAGTCTCTGATTATAGCTCAGagtctcacacacatacataatcaCACAGTACCTCAGACATTATCTGCCGCCTTGTCTCACATTTCTTCTCAAGCAGCTTCCAACATACCAGTGTTTGATTAACAGCCTTTAAGAAAGTCTCTTGCAAAGTTTTACACATGCCCATGCAATCGGCTTCTCAGACACTGCCTCAGTCACTCATTCAGTGTTGGCATCACTTTCCCTCAGTCAGTTTCTGACATCTGTGGTCACTAATTCACAATTGGTACTAGGCTCTCAATAAGCCTTAGACACACAGTCTCTCATGGCCTGTCTCAGCCATTTACACCATCATTTTCATCAGTCAGCTTATCATATACATTCACATataattatagctttgctggtttctttttaaaaatctttgttttaaatcctcacctgaagatatttttcccccattgattttctagagagtggaagaggggaagaagcggggagagagagaaacactgatgtgagaggtgcattgattggtgcctcctgcacacacacctgccagggctggggaacctgcaactgaggtgtgtgcccttgactgggaatgaacccatgaccctttggctgtgggccaacactctaaccactgagaaaactggccagggctttgctGGTTTCTTGTACATACCAATCACATGGTCTCTCAGTGTCCCATATTCTCAgtttttcacaaaaatatagCCTGTGACTTACACTCTTCTATGAAATGTGTTTCACAGACCCACATACTCTCACATGACTGCTCACTCAATTTTCTTTCTGACTTGTTACTTATCATCTCTTACAGTTATGTGGCCTCTTATACCATTTCAGACACACTTAGTCTCATCATTTTCTCTCAGTCCCTGAACCTGTGGGCTAGACTGGAGTAGTTAACTGTCAATTAATTTTCAACTAGTTTTATGTtcgtgtgcatgcacacatgcacacacgcacacacacacacacacacacacacacgatcccAGCCTCTCATACTCTCCCAGTCACAGATTTTCTTTCAGTTCTTCAGTCTTTGCTAGTCTCACATGAACAGGATTCTCGTATTCACGCATTCTCGTATTTTGTCTCAGACATACACTTAGGCTCACAGCCATTTTCTCATACAATCAACTTCTCACACATACGCTCCCATGATTTTAGGTGATATGACAGACTTGCATGAACAGCTTCACACACAATCCATCTTCCGACACTGAGCCACCTGCTGACATACAATGAAAGTTTTTCACCTGCACACAGTCCCTGGCAAGCTCTACCACACTTTTATACCCACAGGCTctcactttgttttttttaattttgtatatatttttattaatttcagagaggaagggagaggaagagaaagagagaatcatcaaggatgagaatcattgatcggctgcctcctgcacgccccctactggggatcaagcctgcaaccgggcatgtgctcttgacaggaatcaaacctgggacccttcagtctgcaggatgacgctttatccactgagccaaaccagctagggcactcaCACCTTGTTTTGATCACTCAATTTGTCTTGCTCACCATCGTCTTGTCATACAGTGACTGGTCTGGTCTGCAGTCCTCACTACCTTCTCATAAACAATACTTCACACACACCACCAGTGTCTTATACAGTACCTTAATCACTCACTCATTTTTATGGTGACTTCCTGACACAAAGACACAATTCTCACACAGACACAATGTCAAGTTTGTGGTTAtaacttccactctctctcacacacatatacaatcGCAGctttctagtttttgtttttgttttttcacaccTGGTTACCGATCTGCAGTCTCTACTGCTGTTTGTGACACACAGTATCATACTTTCTCTCTCACAATCAATCTCACACCATCACtgccttttatacatataatgcttgtctcactcagtccccagaggggaaaaaagcaagCAGCCTCCAGCatcacctttaaaaatatatatttacaggAACAATTCCCCATTCTCTGGTACTCTTAGAAAAAAAAGCCATTTGGGGGGAAGTAAAACAAACAGTGGAGACAGGTGTAGCACCGTCCCCCAAATCACCAccccccagggccccaggcctgggctgggccggTGCTGACAGGCGGTGAGCGCAGGAGTCCTCTGAACCCGCCCTCTCCAGCCTGAAATTCAGACAGGACAGGCTTTATGCCCTCCTATTCCTCCCTCCCAACTCCAGGGACACTTAAAGGGTCCTTTGTACCCGCCCGCAGGAaattggggggctgggagggagggagctgaaaATACACATGTGGTATCAAAAATAAACACTTGGGGGCGGCAGGAAGATTCCCCCCCAAAAtcccttccttcccacccaccccatctcAGATATAGGAAGAGATGTCCCCTCTCCCCGTCTAAAAGCCcagtttaaaaatagattataCTATCAaaatggcagagggtgggggacaggaagACCTGGAGTACTGGCTGGAGGGGTCCCCCAGACGGGGACCACTCCCACAAAAAAACCCTCCATTGGGAGGTAAGAGGCAGGACCCCAGGAATTTGGCAGACACAGGAATGGCTTCTCAGGGACAGAAGAAAAGGGGCATTTGCCCCCAGCCAAAAAGGTGGCCGACAAAGGACAGGCTGTCTGAGAaaaaggctgggggtgggggtgggaatccCTCTCCCAAGGGTGTGAGTCTGACTTGGTCAAGACTCCCAAACCATTTAATGGCACAAATTCTTCCTAGACCCTTGGGGATAGCTAGAAATAAGAAACCGCAACAAGCTAGCTCTTCTACCCACACCCCAAAATGGAGACAGGGCTCCCTCAGCTTCCCAAGGGCAGgctgagaaataaataaagaaaggtCCTTCTCAAGCCAGACCCTGATTGTCTCATCTTGGGAGGAAAATGTGGAGCTGGGGGAGATGTCCTCACCACTCCCCCCCAAAAAGTTGGGCCAGGCTCCTCCCAGTGgccttcaaaaaataaataaataaaccgcCCCCCCGACCACTGCGGTAGGAGACGTGTAAGGGCGGCCACTGGGGGACTGACCAAGAAGAGAGAAAACTACGTTTTCTGTGGAAGAATCATTGAGACATCCTTCTTCCTAAgaatccccaccccaccctgaccTCAGCACAAGTCTGTCAGCTGAGCTATGTTTCTCCTTGAGACGGCTGGCTGGAGAGAAGTTCAGGGCATAAGTCACCCCAGCAaggggtggtggcggtggtggcggtGGTAGTCATGGCTTCTGGGGCCCTGGGGAGAGCACCACGGGGGTTGAGAGGCCATCCACGCTGATGGAGGGGATGTGCACCTGGGCGCTGCCACTGGATGGAAACTGGGAACAGAAATAGGGAGAGGTCATGGGTGGGGGCTGTGCTAGGTTCTCTCACCCACTCTGAGATGGAGGGAAGAGCCTACCTGGAAGGAGAGCTTGGCCGGGCTACGGGGTACAATGGGACTCAGGGTGCTCCAGAAGTGAATGCTGGGGGGCAGCGAGCTGGGCGTCAGCAGCACCGGGGTCTGTGGGGAAGGGGTGGTTGGAGCTCAAGTGAGCAGAGAGGGCAAGTGGGACAACGGAAGTAACTTGGTTCCAGTCCCACCAGAAATCCTACTCAGACTTCCGAGATCACGCACGGAAAGTGCACAGGCCTAGACCATAACTACTAAGGTCATGCCTGTGACATCTCTTCAACTTCACATGGGCGACCCTTTCAAACCTCACAAGTCATCATCCCAATAGCTCAGGTTCAACCTCCAATTCCTCTGTCCCACCCTTACACCTCACAGGAAGCCCGCTAAGCAAATCCCAGACCAAAAAGCCCCACTCAGGTTCCTCATGCCTCTTAGAAACAGTTGCTACCCAAGGCCTCGATCCTTTGATCCGCCCACAAAACTCCCCACACTTGCCCTTCATTCTGACCAAGATCCCTCAGCCTTGGAGTCTCACTCTTGCCCTTCTTTAATCAAGCCCTGTCCCTGCAACCAGTTGCCCTCGAAGGCTGCACCCTCCCAGCTCACTCCAATAGATAACCCCCAGGGCCCTTGGGGTCTACTGCCTCTCCACCAATCGCATCGGTCCCGGggagccagcccctgcccctgcgcaGGCATTAACCAATGTGTGCGTCCCCAGAGCCAGACCCACCCCTGCGCAGGCACTCACCAATGTGTGCGTAGGCAGCAGGGATGGCGTCAGCGCTGGCCCGGGTGCCTGCAGACCGGAGCCAGTGGCCGATCCTGGAGTCCGTTCGGGCCCTGGCCCACCTAGCAGGCTAGGGCTGAGTGGGAGCTCCAGGTCCCGGGGCTTGCGGCCCTTCTGAGGCTGGGCGATCTCCGTGCAGGAAGCTGTAGACGCCCCGAGGCCGCCTACCGGCCCTGCAGTCTCCATAACAACCGCAGGATGCCGGGCAGATGCGCCCTCTGCAGGAGGGACTTCCCGCCCGGCCCTCGGGGCTTCCGGTGCATACCCCGCCGCCTCCCCACTGGCTGCGGTGTGGGGCTCTTCCTCGGGCTCTTCCACTTTCACTTCTGGGGGCTGTGGCCGACCCAAGCAGGGCTCCACATTCGCTTCTTCTGATTtaaggttcagggcctcaggcgGGGTCAGAATGacctgggagaggagggagcatgTATGGATTGCTGGGGTAGCGAAGCAATGACTCTCCTTCGAGAGTGGGACTTGGTACTGGGGGCATAACTGCACAAGGGGTAGCTCCTCCAACAGGGCTAGACTTCGCCAAGGAAGCAGGGCTTCTGGGGCAGCTTCTCCTATCTGGGGACAGGGCTGGACTCCCAGGGATACTGCCCTAAGGCATGAAAGCAGTTCTCAAAAATTTttctttagccctaaccggtttggctcagtggatagagcatccgcctgcggactgaaaggtcccaggttcgattctggccaagggcatgtaccttggttgcgggcacattcccagtagagggtgtgcaggaggcagctgatcgatgtttctctctcatggatgtctctaactttctatccctctcccttcctctttgtaaaaaaaatcaataaaatatattaaacaattttttttctttaaggacCAGTGGCATCTGGAAGctagttaaaaatgcaaattctagcccagccagcatggctcagtggttgagcctcgacctaagAACCACCTAAGAACCAGAatgttatggtttgattcctagtcaagggcacatgctgacTTGCagcgatccccagtggggggcgtgcaggaggcagccaatcaatgattctctctcatcattgttatttctatttcttccttcctctctgaaatcaataaaagtaaataaaaatgcaaaatcttGGGCCCATCCCCAGACCCATATAATCAGAAACACTGGGGGTGCACCCCAGCAACCTGTGGGTTAAAAAGCCCTTCAGTTGATTGTGGGAGTGCTGAAGTGAAAGAACCAGTGCATTAAGCAAATATGAAAGTTCTGCACACCTAATACAAGTTGGTGTACTACTAACTCTAGCACACTTAATCTCCTTCAGTACTAGCTTAGCGCACCTCCCCGTTCTCCAAGGGGACTTCTGCGTCCCTCCTCCAACCATAGCTCCTTTTATAGAACGTTTATGTCCCTTCTCTTACCCCTCCTCATCAGGAAATTGCACATCCCTCCTACTGAATTTCCATATTCCAGCCCTTACCTGCAGAGGTAGGCCAGCTTCCTCAGCCTCTAGGCAGGCCTCCAATGGGCTTGGACTGGTGCTCCTGCTCCCCGAGGGGGGCGCTGCGGCTCCTGCTGGGGCGGTGTTGGAAAGCACTGAGATGGACCTCGGATGCAGGGGCAGCGGTAGCTGTGGCTGCAGGGACTGGATGGTGAAGGTGGAATAGAGGCCTGAGCGCATGTACTCATTCCGGCTGCTTCGAGCCAAGGCACCTGGGCCTGCCATTCCTGCACCCTTGGGTGTGCCTGGCTTCCCAGAGGCAGTGTCCCCGGGGACAGCATGTGCAGCAGCGGGGGCCACATTTGCCACAGTGGAGGTGACAGACACCTCAGGCTGGGGCGAACAGTCCTCAGTGGAGCACCCTGCGACCTCGGGATAGGACACAAACTTGTAGACGAACTTCTGGCCACTCACTTTGCGGATGATGTTctgggaagggaggagacaggaTAGGGGGCCTTAGAAGGGCGGGCCAGGGTGGAAGGAGAGTGT
The sequence above is a segment of the Myotis daubentonii chromosome X, mMyoDau2.1, whole genome shotgun sequence genome. Coding sequences within it:
- the ELK1 gene encoding ETS domain-containing protein Elk-1 isoform X1, translating into MDPSVTLWQFLLQLLREQGNGHIISWTSRDGGEFKLVDAEEVARLWGLRKNKTNMNYDKLSRALRYYYDKNIIRKVSGQKFVYKFVSYPEVAGCSTEDCSPQPEVSVTSTVANVAPAAAHAVPGDTASGKPGTPKGAGMAGPGALARSSRNEYMRSGLYSTFTIQSLQPQLPLPLHPRSISVLSNTAPAGAAAPPSGSRSTSPSPLEACLEAEEAGLPLQVILTPPEALNLKSEEANVEPCLGRPQPPEVKVEEPEEEPHTAASGEAAGYAPEAPRAGREVPPAEGASARHPAVVMETAGPVGGLGASTASCTEIAQPQKGRKPRDLELPLSPSLLGGPGPERTPGSATGSGLQAPGPALTPSLLPTHTLTPVLLTPSSLPPSIHFWSTLSPIVPRSPAKLSFQFPSSGSAQVHIPSISVDGLSTPVVLSPGPQKP
- the ELK1 gene encoding ETS domain-containing protein Elk-1 isoform X2; this translates as MDPSVTLWQFLLQLLREQGNGHIISWTSRDGGEFKLVDAEEVARLWGLRKNKTNMNYDKLSRALRYYYDKNIIRKVSGQKFVYKFVSYPEVAGCSTEDCSPQPEVSVTSTVANVAPAAAHAVPGDTASGKPGTPKGAGMAGPGALARSSRNEYMRSGLYSTFTIQSLQPQLPLPLHPRSISVLSNTAPAGAAAPPSGSRSTSPSPLEACLEAEEAGLPLQRGRKK